In the Rhinoderma darwinii isolate aRhiDar2 chromosome 13, aRhiDar2.hap1, whole genome shotgun sequence genome, one interval contains:
- the EDEM2 gene encoding ER degradation-enhancing alpha-mannosidase-like protein 2 gives MVGVVFLVYVGVLTAVLSGHDATHSQITQQDMARYRDRVKSMFYHAYNNYLDNAFPYDELRPLTCDGQDTWGSFSLTLIDALDTLLILGNISEFQRVVTVLQDTVHFDIDVNASVFETNIRVVGGLLSAHLLSKRAGLELEPGWPCTGSLLRMAEDAARKLLPAFDTQTGMPFGTVNLLKGVNPTETPVTCTAGIGTYIIEFATLSRLTGDPEFEKVARRALRGLWESRSEIGLVGNHIDVMTSKWVAQDAGIGAGVDSYFEYLVKGAILLQDEEMMSMFLEYNKAIQNYTKYDDWYVWVQMYKGTVSMPIFQSLEAFWPGLQSLIGDIENAMRTFLNYYTVWKQFGGLPEFYNIPQGFTIDKREGYPLRPELIESAMYLYRATKDPTLLELGRDAIESIEKISKVDCGFATIKDVRDHKLDNRMESFFLAETIKYLYLLFDPDNFIHNDGSEFDLVDTPYGKCVLGAGGYVFNTEAHPIDPAALHCCKQDNTEKWEVEDLVREFFSVNPKTEKSRKEKAKDQKQQDPFPTRAQNRTNSKRTSLLHCPSQPFSSKLSIFGQVFLE, from the exons ATGGTTGGGGTCGTGTTTCTTGTGTATGTGGGGGTGCTGACTGCCGTGCTGTCGGGTCATGATGCCACGCATAGCCAGATCACACAGCAAGACATGGCTAGATATAG GGATAGGGTGAAATCCATGTTTTATCATGCATACAATAACTACCTGGACAACGCATTTCCATATGATGAACTGAGACCCCTGACGTGTGATGGACAGGACACATGGGGAAG TTTTTCTTTGACTTTAATTGATGCACTGGACACATTGTTG ATTCTTGGGAATATCTCCGAGTTTCAGAGAGTAGTAACAGTACTACAGGACACTGTGCATTTTGATATCGATGTCAACGCTTCAGTGTTTGAGACCAACATCCGag TGGTAGGTGGGCTTCTGTCTGCTCACCTCTTGTCAAAGAGAGCTGGTCTTGAGCTGGAACCTGGTTGGCCATGTACTGGCTCTTTACTTCGCATGGCAGAAGATGCAGCAAGGAAACTTCTTCCAG cttttgaTACACAGACTGGAATGCCTTTTGGAACAGTGAACCTCCTAAAAGGGGTTAACCCTACAGAGACTCCAGTGACATGCACAGCCGGTATTGGAACCTACATTATTGAGTTTGCAACACTGAGCCGCTTAACAGGAGATCCAGAATTTGAAAAGGTGGCAAGACGAGCCCTCAGAGGATTGTGGGAAAGTCGTTCTGAGATTGGATTG GTAGGAAACCACATAGATGTAATGACTTCTAAATGGGTGGCCCAAGATGCCGGGATTGGAGCTGGTGTTGACTCTTATTTTGAATATCTTGTTAAAGGAGCCATTCTTCTGCAGGACGAGGAGATGATGTCCATGTTTCTGG AATACAACAAAGCTATTCAGAACTATACGAAGTATGATGACTGGTATGTCTGGGTGCAGATGTATAAAGGCACTGTCTCTATGCCTATATTTCAGTCCCTGGAAGCCTTCTGGCCTGGATTACAG AGCTTGATAGGAGATATTGAAAATGCCATGAGAACATTTCTCAACTATTACACTGTCTGGAAACAGTTTGGTGGATTACCAGAGTTCTACAATATTCCACAGGGATTCACTATTGACAAAAGAGAGGGGTACCCACTGCGGCCCG AGCTGATTGAGAGTGCAATGTATTTGTATAGAGCCACCAAGGACCCAACACTTCTGGAACTGGGGAGAGATGCTATAGAATCCAtagaaaaaataagtaaagtcGATTGTGGATTTGCAACT ATCAAAGATGTTCGAGATCATAAATTAGACAATCGAATGGAATCTTTCTTTCTAGCAGAGACAATAAAATATCTCTACCTGCTGTTTGATCCGGACAACTTCATCCACAACGACGGTTCTGAGTTTGACCTAGTAGACACTCCTTATGGGAAATGTGTGTTGGGTGCTGGTGGGTATGTGTTTAATACAGAAGCCCACCCAATTGATCCAGCAGCACTGCATTGCTGTAAACAGGACAATACAGAGAAGTGGGAGGTGGAAGACCTGGTCAGAGAATTCTTCTCTGTCAATCCAAAGACTGAGAAATCCAGAAAAGAAAAAGCTAAAGATCAAAAGCAACAGGATCCATTTCCTACTAGAGCACAGAATAGAACTAATAGCAAGCGCACCTCTCTTCTACATTGTCCCAGCCAACCCTTTAGCTCTAAACTTTCAATTTTTGGACAAGTTTTTCTAGAATAA
- the SMIM19 gene encoding small integral membrane protein 19 — MRGAVTPSKLAHDMAQGFGVMADDEAIDYSVHEAWNEATNVYLIVILVSFGLFMYARKNKRKIMRIFTVPPTVEPASQPNFYDDIKKIRLRQQLEMYYIARKHDQHSQSDSVQLTVE; from the exons ATGAGAGGTGCAG TTACTCCAAGTAAGCTTGCACATGATATGGCACAAGGATTTGGAGTAATGGCAGACGATGAAGCCATTGACTACTCTGTACATGAGGCCTGGAATGAAGCCACCAATGTCTATTTGATAGTGATCCTCGTGAGCTTTGGCCTTTTCATGTATGCTAGAAA GAATAAAAGAAAGATCATGAGAATTTTTACTGTGCCACCAACAGTGGAACCTGCATCACAGCCTAATTTCTacgatgacataaagaagattcgccTCCGTCAGCAGTTGGAAATGTATTACATCG CACGGAAACATGATCAACATAGTCAGAGTGATAGCGTTCAACTTACTGTGGAGTGA